One genomic segment of Erythrobacter sp. THAF29 includes these proteins:
- a CDS encoding DUF1800 family protein, whose amino-acid sequence MESATIVSEQTVDSIDQEDGLSGGISQRVAVLAPISLSVAACGGGGSSPAPSPPPPSGGGPPAPPPTIKSGSSITRSQAAAARAALHCSLATTSSTIRTIENEGIGQWLDRQMRSSNKVPATDFLISRGYDKIDSDLNWLNPTYFDHMIWSQVLTGGNVVRKRMALALSEIFVVSINELDIDWPVQALASYWDLLNKNAFGNFRELLELITLNPAMAVFLDTRGNQKADPTTGRVPDENFAREVMQLFTIGLYELNQDGSQRLSNGAPIETYTNDDVVGLAKVFTGYDFDYSGVSFTPDPRASYRPHVPSAQVVRQSVTADPAKWIPRGRASTHSLDEKRFLGVTIAPGVAPARSLEIALDRLFEHPNVAPFVSRQLIQRLVTSNPSPGYVRRVAAVFADNGKGARGDLGAVFKAIILDDEATSENGLRDPRFGKLREPMLRYSQWGQTFNAQSTSGAWQIRDLSGPSLLNQVPLRAPSVFNFFRPEHIPPRSQAAANNMLAPEFQLVTESSVASYVNFMWSTIDASGFWADDIAADYSYELDIASRPPELLDHLDLVLTGGQLKPETRSLILDALNDVEIESTDDDAGKLSRVRIGIMLTMCSNDYLVQK is encoded by the coding sequence TTGGAATCAGCGACCATTGTTAGTGAACAGACGGTTGATTCCATCGATCAAGAAGATGGGCTCAGCGGCGGCATTTCCCAAAGGGTGGCGGTGCTTGCACCCATTAGCCTCAGCGTTGCTGCCTGCGGCGGTGGAGGTTCAAGCCCCGCTCCATCGCCGCCCCCTCCGTCAGGTGGAGGGCCGCCTGCGCCGCCACCAACTATCAAGTCAGGGTCTTCGATCACTCGTTCACAAGCTGCGGCTGCAAGGGCCGCGCTTCATTGCAGTCTCGCGACGACATCCTCGACGATCCGGACAATCGAAAACGAGGGAATTGGGCAATGGCTCGATCGCCAGATGCGGTCCAGCAACAAGGTGCCTGCCACGGATTTTCTGATCTCGCGTGGCTATGACAAAATCGACTCGGATCTGAATTGGCTGAACCCGACCTACTTCGACCACATGATCTGGTCGCAGGTTCTGACTGGCGGCAATGTTGTTAGAAAGCGAATGGCTCTGGCGCTTTCGGAAATATTCGTAGTGTCGATAAATGAGTTGGACATTGATTGGCCCGTCCAGGCGCTCGCTTCCTATTGGGATTTGCTCAACAAAAATGCTTTCGGCAATTTTCGTGAGCTTCTCGAACTGATCACGCTGAACCCTGCGATGGCAGTCTTTCTCGACACTCGAGGAAACCAGAAAGCAGATCCGACAACTGGTCGAGTCCCCGATGAAAACTTCGCTCGCGAAGTGATGCAGCTTTTTACGATCGGATTGTACGAGCTCAATCAGGATGGCAGCCAGCGGCTGTCTAATGGTGCGCCGATCGAGACATATACAAATGACGACGTAGTTGGCCTTGCCAAGGTATTTACAGGGTACGATTTTGATTATTCGGGCGTTAGCTTCACGCCTGATCCAAGAGCGAGTTACCGCCCACACGTGCCCAGCGCGCAGGTCGTAAGACAATCAGTGACAGCTGACCCTGCAAAGTGGATTCCTCGAGGCCGCGCCTCAACTCATTCGCTGGACGAGAAAAGATTTCTGGGGGTCACGATAGCTCCCGGAGTTGCTCCGGCGAGAAGCCTCGAGATCGCACTCGACAGGCTTTTTGAGCACCCCAATGTCGCGCCGTTCGTCTCCAGACAACTGATTCAGAGATTAGTGACCAGCAATCCAAGTCCAGGCTACGTCCGCAGGGTCGCCGCTGTATTTGCCGATAATGGCAAGGGTGCGCGTGGCGATCTCGGAGCAGTTTTCAAAGCGATAATACTCGATGATGAGGCTACCAGCGAGAATGGCCTCAGAGACCCTCGTTTCGGCAAACTTCGAGAACCGATGCTTCGCTACTCTCAATGGGGCCAAACGTTTAACGCGCAGTCAACGTCGGGCGCTTGGCAAATTAGGGACCTGTCAGGACCTTCGCTGTTGAATCAGGTCCCCTTGCGTGCCCCCTCGGTGTTCAACTTCTTTCGCCCAGAGCATATTCCACCAAGATCGCAGGCAGCGGCAAACAACATGTTAGCACCAGAATTTCAGCTGGTTACCGAGTCTTCCGTGGCGAGCTATGTCAATTTCATGTGGAGCACTATTGATGCGAGCGGCTTCTGGGCGGACGATATTGCCGCTGACTACTCTTACGAGCTGGATATTGCATCGCGACCTCCTGAATTGCTGGACCATCTCGACCTGGTGCTCACCGGGGGACAGCTAAAGCCGGAAACACGGTCACTGATCCTAGACGCACTCAATGATGTCGAGATCGAAAGCACCGATGACGACGCTGGTAAACTGAGCCGAGTTCGCATCGGGATTATGCTGACGATGTGCTCGAATGACTATCTGGTGCAGAAGTAG
- a CDS encoding site-specific integrase — protein sequence MKGQPARVLERSDLDRLLLHCITKRHKLRDQAIVLLSFKAGLRACEIAGLTWQMALRSDNKVGSQLTLSGGIAKYGSGRIIPLHRDLRRALKRLHKEQGNPPIGPVVPSERGGHMTPRGIVNWFGFAYRELGLVGCSSHSGRRTFITQSARLVSKFGGSLRDVQELAGHRALTTTERYIQGDRDAQRTLIGML from the coding sequence TACTGCATTGTATCACTAAGAGGCACAAGCTGAGGGACCAGGCGATTGTTCTTCTAAGCTTCAAGGCAGGTTTGCGCGCTTGTGAGATCGCTGGCCTCACATGGCAAATGGCGCTTCGGTCAGATAACAAAGTTGGCAGTCAACTCACCCTGAGTGGCGGGATCGCAAAGTATGGCAGTGGCAGAATAATCCCCTTGCACAGAGACCTGAGGCGTGCGTTGAAGCGTCTCCATAAGGAGCAGGGCAATCCCCCAATTGGTCCCGTAGTGCCTTCGGAGCGAGGGGGTCATATGACCCCAAGAGGCATCGTTAACTGGTTCGGTTTTGCATACCGCGAACTTGGCCTGGTTGGCTGCTCATCGCACTCGGGGCGCAGAACATTCATCACACAATCAGCAAGGCTGGTGAGCAAGTTTGGTGGCTCTCTTCGCGATGTACAAGAGCTTGCCGGACATCGCGCGCTGACAACCACCGAGCGCTACATTCAGGGGGATAGGGATGCGCAACGGACATTGATTGGGATGCTGTAG
- a CDS encoding DUF3768 domain-containing protein — translation MTDETDGSRETRTARIRELNDLLRKERSGGYMCVSDGVVALGYEVFCEIREKVKAFDAFTPANDPYGEHDFGSLVHNGNEIFWKIDYYDKSETDASPDPTDPSVTNRIITIMLAREY, via the coding sequence ATGACCGACGAGACAGACGGTAGCCGTGAAACGCGGACCGCGCGCATCCGCGAGCTCAATGACCTACTGAGAAAAGAGCGCAGTGGTGGGTACATGTGCGTGAGCGATGGAGTGGTCGCGCTAGGTTACGAGGTGTTTTGCGAGATCAGAGAGAAGGTCAAGGCGTTCGATGCCTTCACTCCGGCCAATGACCCCTATGGCGAGCACGACTTTGGCAGCCTCGTACACAACGGGAACGAGATATTCTGGAAAATCGACTACTACGACAAATCAGAAACCGATGCTTCGCCAGACCCAACCGATCCTAGCGTAACCAATAGGATCATCACGATTATGCTCGCTCGCGAGTATTGA